A portion of the Mustela erminea isolate mMusErm1 chromosome 19, mMusErm1.Pri, whole genome shotgun sequence genome contains these proteins:
- the FBXO27 gene encoding F-box only protein 27 isoform X4, whose translation MGASASRGRPARVPAPEPEPEEALDLSQLPPELLLVVLSHVPPRTLLGCCRRVCRGWRALVDGQALWLLILARDHGSLLPLARSCLPPTRDGSPCLLGRFCERRPIGRNLIRNPCGQEGLRKWMVQHGGDGWVVEVNRSTVPGAPSQTCFVSSFRWGARHDSGCMYRLLVQLLDANQTVLDKFSAMPVPIQQWNNNVCFQFSSHLVVTNKTRPLRLQGTGNWMRNHAIPLSQKAPGSAFEKAAVARHA comes from the exons ATGGGCGCCTCGGCCTCCCGAGGCCGGCCAGCCCGGGTCCCCGCGCCGGAGCCCGAACCCGAGGAGGCGCTGGACCTGAGCCAACTGCCACCGGAGCTGCTCCTGGTGGTGCTGAGCCATGTGCCTCCGCGCACGCTGCTGGGGTGCTGCCGCCGAGTGTGCCGGGGCTGGCGCGCCCTGGTGGACGGCCAGGCCCTGTGGCTGCTCATCCTGGCCCGGGACCACGGCTCCCTGCTGCCGCTCGCCCGCAGCTGCCTGCCCCCTACCCGCGACGGCAGCCCCTGCCTCCTGGGCCGCTTCTGCGAGCGCCGCCCGATCGGACGCAACCTCATCCGCAACCCCTGCGGCCAGG AAGGCCTCCGGAAATGGATGGTGCAGCACGGTGGGGACGGCTGGGTGGTGGAGGTCAACAGGTCTACGGTGCCCGGCGCCCCCTCGCAGACCTGCTTCGTGTCTTCCTTCAG gTGGGGAGCCCGACACGACAGTGGCTGTATGTACCGACTCCTTGTCCAACTTCTAGATGCCAACCAGACTGTGCTGGATAAATTCTCCGCTATGCCCGTTCCCATCCAACAGTGGAACAACAATGTCTGCTTTCAG TTTTCAAGTCACTTGGTGGTTACGAACAAAACCCGCCCACTCAGACTCCAGGGGACAGGAAATTGGATGAGGAACCATGCGATTCCACTGAGCCAGAAGGCCCCAGGCTCAGCTTTCGAGAAGGCAGCTGTGGCACGACACGCCTGA
- the FBXO27 gene encoding F-box only protein 27 isoform X5 — MGASASRGRPARVPAPEPEPEEALDLSQLPPELLLVVLSHVPPRTLLGCCRRVCRGWRALVDGQALWLLILARDHGSLLPLARSCLPPTRDGSPCLLGRFCERRPIGRNLIRNPCGQEGLRKWMVQHGGDGWVVEVNRSTVPGAPSQTCFVSSFSWCRKKQVLDLEEEGLWPELLDSGKIEICVSDWWGARHDSGCMYRLLVQLLDANQTVLDKFSAMPVPIQQWNNNVCFQTLRSRNIT; from the exons ATGGGCGCCTCGGCCTCCCGAGGCCGGCCAGCCCGGGTCCCCGCGCCGGAGCCCGAACCCGAGGAGGCGCTGGACCTGAGCCAACTGCCACCGGAGCTGCTCCTGGTGGTGCTGAGCCATGTGCCTCCGCGCACGCTGCTGGGGTGCTGCCGCCGAGTGTGCCGGGGCTGGCGCGCCCTGGTGGACGGCCAGGCCCTGTGGCTGCTCATCCTGGCCCGGGACCACGGCTCCCTGCTGCCGCTCGCCCGCAGCTGCCTGCCCCCTACCCGCGACGGCAGCCCCTGCCTCCTGGGCCGCTTCTGCGAGCGCCGCCCGATCGGACGCAACCTCATCCGCAACCCCTGCGGCCAGG AAGGCCTCCGGAAATGGATGGTGCAGCACGGTGGGGACGGCTGGGTGGTGGAGGTCAACAGGTCTACGGTGCCCGGCGCCCCCTCGCAGACCTGCTTCGTGTCTTCCTTCAG CTGGTGTCGCAAAAAGCAGGTGTTGGACCTGGAGGAGGAGGGTTTGTGGCCAGAGCTGCTAGATAGTGGCAAGATTGAGATTTGTGTCTCTGATTG gTGGGGAGCCCGACACGACAGTGGCTGTATGTACCGACTCCTTGTCCAACTTCTAGATGCCAACCAGACTGTGCTGGATAAATTCTCCGCTATGCCCGTTCCCATCCAACAGTGGAACAACAATGTCTGCTTTCAG
- the FBXO27 gene encoding F-box only protein 27 isoform X3 produces the protein MGASASRGRPARVPAPEPEPEEALDLSQLPPELLLVVLSHVPPRTLLGCCRRVCRGWRALVDGQALWLLILARDHGSLLPLARSCLPPTRDGSPCLLGRFCERRPIGRNLIRNPCGQEGLRKWMVQHGGDGWVVEVNRSTVPGAPSQTCFVSSFSWCRKKQVLDLEEEGLWPELLDSGKIEICVSDWWGARHDSGCMYRLLVQLLDANQTVLDKFSAMPVPIQQWNNNVCFQSASKESCRKKEAEEREKQTPC, from the exons ATGGGCGCCTCGGCCTCCCGAGGCCGGCCAGCCCGGGTCCCCGCGCCGGAGCCCGAACCCGAGGAGGCGCTGGACCTGAGCCAACTGCCACCGGAGCTGCTCCTGGTGGTGCTGAGCCATGTGCCTCCGCGCACGCTGCTGGGGTGCTGCCGCCGAGTGTGCCGGGGCTGGCGCGCCCTGGTGGACGGCCAGGCCCTGTGGCTGCTCATCCTGGCCCGGGACCACGGCTCCCTGCTGCCGCTCGCCCGCAGCTGCCTGCCCCCTACCCGCGACGGCAGCCCCTGCCTCCTGGGCCGCTTCTGCGAGCGCCGCCCGATCGGACGCAACCTCATCCGCAACCCCTGCGGCCAGG AAGGCCTCCGGAAATGGATGGTGCAGCACGGTGGGGACGGCTGGGTGGTGGAGGTCAACAGGTCTACGGTGCCCGGCGCCCCCTCGCAGACCTGCTTCGTGTCTTCCTTCAG CTGGTGTCGCAAAAAGCAGGTGTTGGACCTGGAGGAGGAGGGTTTGTGGCCAGAGCTGCTAGATAGTGGCAAGATTGAGATTTGTGTCTCTGATTG gTGGGGAGCCCGACACGACAGTGGCTGTATGTACCGACTCCTTGTCCAACTTCTAGATGCCAACCAGACTGTGCTGGATAAATTCTCCGCTATGCCCGTTCCCATCCAACAGTGGAACAACAATGTCTGCTTTCAG agtgCAAGCAAAGAGAGCTGcaggaagaaggaggcagaggagagggaaaagcagaccccttgctga
- the FBXO27 gene encoding F-box only protein 27 isoform X2: protein MGASASRGRPARVPAPEPEPEEALDLSQLPPELLLVVLSHVPPRTLLGCCRRVCRGWRALVDGQALWLLILARDHGSLLPLARSCLPPTRDGSPCLLGRFCERRPIGRNLIRNPCGQEGLRKWMVQHGGDGWVVEVNRSTVPGAPSQTCFVSSFSWCRKKQVLDLEEEGLWPELLDSGKIEICVSDWWGARHDSGCMYRLLVQLLDANQTVLDKFSAMPVPIQQWNNNVCFQVTHVFSNIKMGVRFVSFEHWGQDTQFWAGHYGARVTNSSVVVRAQLS, encoded by the exons ATGGGCGCCTCGGCCTCCCGAGGCCGGCCAGCCCGGGTCCCCGCGCCGGAGCCCGAACCCGAGGAGGCGCTGGACCTGAGCCAACTGCCACCGGAGCTGCTCCTGGTGGTGCTGAGCCATGTGCCTCCGCGCACGCTGCTGGGGTGCTGCCGCCGAGTGTGCCGGGGCTGGCGCGCCCTGGTGGACGGCCAGGCCCTGTGGCTGCTCATCCTGGCCCGGGACCACGGCTCCCTGCTGCCGCTCGCCCGCAGCTGCCTGCCCCCTACCCGCGACGGCAGCCCCTGCCTCCTGGGCCGCTTCTGCGAGCGCCGCCCGATCGGACGCAACCTCATCCGCAACCCCTGCGGCCAGG AAGGCCTCCGGAAATGGATGGTGCAGCACGGTGGGGACGGCTGGGTGGTGGAGGTCAACAGGTCTACGGTGCCCGGCGCCCCCTCGCAGACCTGCTTCGTGTCTTCCTTCAG CTGGTGTCGCAAAAAGCAGGTGTTGGACCTGGAGGAGGAGGGTTTGTGGCCAGAGCTGCTAGATAGTGGCAAGATTGAGATTTGTGTCTCTGATTG gTGGGGAGCCCGACACGACAGTGGCTGTATGTACCGACTCCTTGTCCAACTTCTAGATGCCAACCAGACTGTGCTGGATAAATTCTCCGCTATGCCCGTTCCCATCCAACAGTGGAACAACAATGTCTGCTTTCAG GTCACCCACGTGTTCTCCAACATCAAGATGGGTGTCCGCTTTGTGTCTTTCGAACACTGGGGCCAGGACACACAGTTCTGGGCTGGTCACTATGGAGCCCGTGTGACCAACTCCAGTGTGGTCGTCCGGGCCCAGCTGTCTTAG
- the FBXO27 gene encoding F-box only protein 27 isoform X1 produces MGASASRGRPARVPAPEPEPEEALDLSQLPPELLLVVLSHVPPRTLLGCCRRVCRGWRALVDGQALWLLILARDHGSLLPLARSCLPPTRDGSPCLLGRFCERRPIGRNLIRNPCGQEGLRKWMVQHGGDGWVVEVNRSTVPGAPSQTCFVSSFSWCRKKQVLDLEEEGLWPELLDSGKIEICVSDWWGARHDSGCMYRLLVQLLDANQTVLDKFSAMPVPIQQWNNNVCFQFSSHLVVTNKTRPLRLQGTGNWMRNHAIPLSQKAPGSAFEKAAVARHA; encoded by the exons ATGGGCGCCTCGGCCTCCCGAGGCCGGCCAGCCCGGGTCCCCGCGCCGGAGCCCGAACCCGAGGAGGCGCTGGACCTGAGCCAACTGCCACCGGAGCTGCTCCTGGTGGTGCTGAGCCATGTGCCTCCGCGCACGCTGCTGGGGTGCTGCCGCCGAGTGTGCCGGGGCTGGCGCGCCCTGGTGGACGGCCAGGCCCTGTGGCTGCTCATCCTGGCCCGGGACCACGGCTCCCTGCTGCCGCTCGCCCGCAGCTGCCTGCCCCCTACCCGCGACGGCAGCCCCTGCCTCCTGGGCCGCTTCTGCGAGCGCCGCCCGATCGGACGCAACCTCATCCGCAACCCCTGCGGCCAGG AAGGCCTCCGGAAATGGATGGTGCAGCACGGTGGGGACGGCTGGGTGGTGGAGGTCAACAGGTCTACGGTGCCCGGCGCCCCCTCGCAGACCTGCTTCGTGTCTTCCTTCAG CTGGTGTCGCAAAAAGCAGGTGTTGGACCTGGAGGAGGAGGGTTTGTGGCCAGAGCTGCTAGATAGTGGCAAGATTGAGATTTGTGTCTCTGATTG gTGGGGAGCCCGACACGACAGTGGCTGTATGTACCGACTCCTTGTCCAACTTCTAGATGCCAACCAGACTGTGCTGGATAAATTCTCCGCTATGCCCGTTCCCATCCAACAGTGGAACAACAATGTCTGCTTTCAG TTTTCAAGTCACTTGGTGGTTACGAACAAAACCCGCCCACTCAGACTCCAGGGGACAGGAAATTGGATGAGGAACCATGCGATTCCACTGAGCCAGAAGGCCCCAGGCTCAGCTTTCGAGAAGGCAGCTGTGGCACGACACGCCTGA